One genomic region from Bacillota bacterium encodes:
- a CDS encoding ABC transporter permease, with protein sequence MIKFLQVALKNLFRRRFRTLLTILGIAIGISMLFSFLAFSQGYEASMRGELNKIGAHMLAIAKGCPYEATALIMHGGVIEDFLTTDDVLRVSEMPNVQSAVGNFMNQVVLPHGKSVVVFGMNEYTFAQKPWWVIRGERFTGENSIILPETMATELGLNIGDVYRMPGKEIDFVISGLLEKTGTQDDKFVYVPFATAQRLFNAEGKVTSISILLEDLGRVQEVVDSVESLPDVQAITMSQVLATAQTLMSSAQAMINSIVIIAVVISALGVMNSILMSVFERTKEIGMMKAVGATGSDIIALVWIESVILSLAGGVVGILASFATASFIETFIRGLIPFAPLGELLAFDANTVAISLMSSLVLGLVAGAYPAIRAAELSPMEAIRSE encoded by the coding sequence GTGATAAAATTTCTGCAAGTAGCACTTAAGAATTTGTTTAGAAGGCGCTTTCGCACCCTCCTGACTATCCTAGGCATCGCCATTGGTATCTCTATGCTCTTTAGCTTCTTGGCTTTTAGTCAAGGATACGAAGCTTCTATGCGGGGGGAGCTAAATAAAATAGGGGCGCATATGCTGGCCATCGCCAAAGGATGCCCCTACGAGGCCACGGCTTTAATTATGCATGGCGGGGTCATAGAAGATTTTCTCACCACCGATGATGTACTGCGGGTCAGTGAAATGCCTAATGTACAGAGCGCCGTCGGCAATTTCATGAACCAAGTTGTGCTCCCTCACGGTAAGAGTGTGGTGGTATTTGGCATGAACGAGTACACTTTCGCTCAAAAACCATGGTGGGTGATTCGCGGTGAGAGATTTACGGGGGAGAACTCCATCATTCTGCCTGAAACTATGGCCACCGAGCTCGGGCTCAACATTGGTGATGTCTACCGGATGCCGGGCAAAGAAATAGATTTCGTCATCAGCGGCCTACTAGAAAAGACAGGCACCCAGGACGACAAATTTGTCTATGTCCCCTTCGCTACTGCCCAGCGCTTGTTTAACGCTGAGGGCAAGGTGACCTCCATCTCCATCTTGCTCGAGGACTTGGGGCGTGTGCAAGAAGTGGTTGACAGTGTGGAGTCACTGCCCGATGTGCAGGCTATTACCATGTCGCAAGTGCTAGCTACTGCGCAAACGCTTATGAGTTCAGCCCAAGCTATGATCAACTCCATTGTAATTATCGCCGTAGTCATCAGTGCGCTGGGTGTCATGAACAGTATCCTCATGTCTGTCTTTGAGCGCACCAAGGAAATCGGCATGATGAAGGCCGTCGGAGCCACGGGGAGCGATATTATCGCCCTCGTATGGATAGAGAGCGTCATTCTGTCGCTGGCGGGTGGCGTGGTTGGCATACTGGCCTCCTTTGCTACAGCGAGTTTCATCGAAACATTTATCCGCGGCCTCATTCCCTTCGCCCCCTTAGGCGAGCTACTCGCCTTTGACGCTAACACGGTGGCAATCAGTCTGATGAGTTCACTTGTGCTTGGTCTAGTCGCAGGGGCTTATCCGGCCATACGAGCTGCGGAGTTAAGTCCCATGGAAGCCATAAGGAGTGAGTAG
- a CDS encoding ABC transporter ATP-binding protein produces MSLIVTSKLGKNYRRGSETVHALEDASLTIKAGELLALVGPSGSGKTTFMNLLGCLDTPSSGSYLLNGQEVAGRKESELVKIRQQNIGFVFQQFFLLPTLTVQENVELPLLFNPSGKSRANELLELVGLTHRRHHLPKELSGGEMQRVAVARALINRPKILLADEPTGNLDSKNSEKVMALFNDLHKQGLTIVLVTHNMEIAKHSQRVVRLADGRIIES; encoded by the coding sequence ATGAGCCTCATAGTAACAAGTAAACTAGGCAAGAACTATCGTCGCGGCAGCGAAACCGTACACGCGCTAGAGGATGCCAGCCTCACCATCAAGGCGGGCGAACTCCTCGCCCTCGTCGGGCCATCTGGTTCCGGCAAGACAACTTTTATGAACTTACTGGGCTGCTTAGACACCCCGAGCTCCGGCAGCTACCTCCTCAATGGACAGGAAGTAGCCGGTCGCAAGGAAAGTGAACTCGTTAAAATTCGGCAGCAAAATATCGGCTTCGTCTTTCAGCAGTTTTTTCTTCTGCCCACTTTGACAGTGCAAGAAAATGTAGAGTTGCCTCTGCTCTTTAACCCCAGTGGCAAGAGCCGGGCGAACGAACTGCTAGAGCTAGTCGGGCTCACCCACCGCAGGCATCACTTACCCAAGGAGCTTAGTGGGGGTGAAATGCAGCGTGTGGCCGTCGCCAGAGCCTTAATTAATCGGCCCAAGATTCTGCTCGCCGACGAACCCACCGGCAACCTCGACAGTAAGAACAGTGAAAAAGTAATGGCACTCTTTAACGACTTGCACAAGCAAGGTCTGACCATTGTCTTGGTTACCCACAACATGGAGATAGCGAAGCACAGTCAGAGAGTAGTTCGTTTGGCAGATGGGCGGATTATCGAAAGCTAG
- a CDS encoding winged helix-turn-helix domain-containing protein, protein MTMSDSGKRLKITTLGHFAVVNGSSCISHSCGRSRKIWDLFKLLLVHHDRVLMPESIVEQLWPEKPYDDARGAVRTLVHRLRSVLGEDMDYIKFTQGGYTFSLYHDVWLDIHVFENTCRQARQLAKQGLMPEAVHLYKQGLSLYQGDLLPECPYSDWLLPHRGHYHSLYVQAVAELAVLLDEQHSYAELEEEVTRALMVDYYEETLHLILLQTLLREGKFTQAKWHYEKVTSVFYREMGLKPSAAMKGLLRLILGQETENNRAAAEHVPILDAVPCQEESRGALLCEREVFRVICSLESRRAERTGSTGQVAVLAVTQAHISDSLLGEKGDEGHVLEKLLRAVLRKGDVLCRDGLHQFFVLLPATTYEQAQSIIRRVEDAAKERGLLLRRRLQPLSAS, encoded by the coding sequence ATGACGATGTCGGACAGTGGTAAGCGGCTTAAAATTACTACCTTGGGTCACTTTGCTGTCGTAAACGGGAGTAGCTGTATTTCGCATTCCTGTGGTCGCTCGCGAAAGATATGGGATCTATTTAAGTTATTGCTGGTTCACCACGACCGTGTATTAATGCCGGAGTCTATTGTAGAACAGCTGTGGCCCGAAAAACCCTATGATGATGCCAGGGGGGCCGTCCGCACTCTTGTCCATAGGCTGCGGAGTGTGCTGGGTGAAGATATGGACTACATAAAGTTCACTCAAGGGGGCTATACCTTTAGCCTCTACCACGACGTCTGGTTAGATATACATGTTTTCGAGAACACCTGCCGACAAGCGCGACAACTAGCCAAGCAGGGCCTCATGCCAGAAGCTGTGCATCTGTACAAGCAGGGGCTATCGTTGTACCAAGGCGATTTGTTACCTGAATGCCCGTACAGTGATTGGTTGTTGCCCCATAGGGGTCATTACCACAGTCTGTATGTACAGGCCGTTGCTGAGCTGGCGGTATTGCTCGACGAGCAGCATTCCTACGCGGAGCTTGAGGAAGAAGTAACTAGAGCCCTCATGGTTGATTACTACGAAGAAACCCTGCACCTAATTTTACTGCAGACACTGCTGCGAGAAGGTAAATTCACCCAGGCCAAGTGGCATTACGAAAAGGTCACTTCTGTTTTCTACCGCGAAATGGGCCTCAAGCCGAGTGCGGCCATGAAAGGGCTCCTGCGCCTTATCTTAGGGCAAGAGACCGAAAACAACAGGGCGGCGGCAGAACATGTGCCCATACTAGATGCTGTGCCCTGCCAAGAGGAGTCTCGTGGGGCTCTCCTCTGCGAGCGCGAGGTTTTTAGGGTCATCTGTAGCCTAGAGAGCCGCCGTGCGGAGCGGACAGGCAGCACAGGGCAAGTGGCGGTGCTCGCCGTGACGCAGGCCCACATCAGCGATTCACTGCTAGGTGAGAAAGGTGATGAAGGCCACGTTCTCGAAAAGCTGCTACGGGCTGTGTTGCGCAAGGGCGATGTCCTCTGTCGCGATGGCCTTCATCAGTTCTTTGTCCTCCTTCCTGCTACCACTTATGAACAAGCGCAGAGCATCATCAGGCGAGTAGAGGACGCTGCTAAAGAAAGGGGGCTCTTACTAAGAAGGCGTCTACAGCCACTAAGCGCCTCTTAA